One genomic window of Catenulispora sp. EB89 includes the following:
- the upp gene encoding uracil phosphoribosyltransferase has product MSIHVVDHPLVAHKLTVLRDARTDTPTFRSLADELVTLLAYEATRNAQVEPTTVVTPVAEARGVTFTGPRHLVVPVLRAGLGMLDGMVRLLPTAEVGFLGMVRNEDTLQASTYATRLPEHLAGRQCYLLDPMLATGGTLIAAIRLLADRGAASVTAVCLLAAPEGVAAVQEALADLDVPVAIVTAAIDERLNENGYIVPGLGDAGDRLYGTVSA; this is encoded by the coding sequence GTGTCCATTCATGTCGTCGACCACCCGCTTGTCGCTCACAAGCTCACCGTGCTGCGGGACGCGCGCACCGACACCCCCACTTTCCGCTCGCTCGCCGACGAGCTGGTGACGCTCCTGGCTTACGAGGCCACCCGCAACGCGCAGGTGGAGCCGACCACGGTGGTCACCCCCGTCGCCGAGGCGCGCGGGGTCACCTTCACCGGTCCGCGGCACCTCGTGGTGCCGGTCCTGCGGGCCGGCCTCGGCATGCTCGACGGCATGGTCCGCCTGCTCCCGACCGCCGAGGTCGGCTTCCTGGGCATGGTCCGGAACGAGGACACGCTGCAGGCCTCCACCTACGCCACCCGGCTGCCGGAGCACCTCGCCGGCCGCCAGTGCTACCTGCTGGACCCGATGCTGGCCACCGGCGGCACGCTCATCGCCGCCATCCGCCTGCTCGCCGACCGCGGCGCCGCCTCGGTCACCGCCGTCTGCCTGCTTGCCGCGCCCGAGGGCGTCGCCGCCGTGCAGGAGGCGCTGGCCGACCTGGACGTGCCCGTGGCGATCGTCACAGCGGCCATCGACGAGCGGCTCAACGAGAACGGCTACATCGTCCCGGGCCTCGGCGACGCCGGAGACCGCCTCTACGGGACCGTCTCGGCCTAG
- the tadA gene encoding tRNA adenosine(34) deaminase TadA produces the protein MTTPTQRRYEPWMRLALAEATAAEATGDVPIGAVILDPTGTVIATGRNTREAEGDPTGHAEIVAIRAAAHTLHERATHSDPAASPASWRLTDCTLVVTLEPCTMCAGAIVLSRLTRVVFGAWDPKAGAAGSLYDVLRDPRLNHNPEVVTGVLDQECADALDRFFEGRRQK, from the coding sequence ATGACGACGCCCACGCAGCGCCGCTACGAACCCTGGATGCGCCTGGCCCTGGCCGAGGCAACCGCGGCCGAAGCCACCGGCGACGTCCCCATCGGCGCGGTCATCCTCGACCCCACCGGCACCGTCATCGCCACCGGCCGCAACACGCGGGAAGCCGAAGGGGACCCCACCGGGCACGCGGAGATCGTCGCCATCCGCGCGGCGGCGCACACCCTCCACGAGCGCGCAACGCATAGCGACCCGGCCGCGAGCCCAGCCAGCTGGCGGCTGACGGACTGCACGCTCGTGGTCACCCTCGAACCATGCACGATGTGCGCGGGCGCGATCGTGCTGTCCCGCCTCACCCGCGTCGTCTTCGGCGCCTGGGACCCGAAGGCCGGCGCAGCGGGGTCGCTGTACGACGTCCTCCGCGACCCGCGCCTCAACCACAACCCGGAAGTGGTCACCGGAGTCCTCGATCAGGAGTGCGCAGACGCACTCGACCGCTTCTTCGAAGGCCGCCGCCAAAAGTGA
- a CDS encoding PH domain-containing protein yields the protein MSDSSPPLYGRMLLRPELEDRAKRFLVPGERLVIAVRHHLAAIIIPVLVAVAAAVAAMGIDIFSTPDAGKLRLGAWAVAGIAFLYTAWNVAVWNQDLLIVTNKRILHTHGVITRSFDALPLGKVNDMRVERDLLGRILGYGRFNAKAVGDAPLGRRGLDYISHVEETWLEISNLLYGPGAKSGPKEPQEVRLVGAVLPDMNGEPVEIVMPPVSVKSPADDNKAHPVNAAMLPVRVFHDNKGERAFETDVTTSSNKRRRIRFFR from the coding sequence GTGTCCGACTCATCGCCACCGCTGTACGGCCGGATGTTGCTCCGGCCCGAGCTCGAAGACCGCGCCAAACGGTTCCTCGTGCCGGGCGAGCGTCTGGTCATAGCGGTCCGACATCATCTGGCCGCGATCATCATCCCGGTGCTGGTCGCGGTCGCGGCGGCGGTCGCCGCCATGGGTATCGACATCTTCTCCACTCCGGACGCGGGCAAACTGCGGCTCGGGGCGTGGGCGGTCGCCGGTATCGCCTTCCTCTACACAGCCTGGAACGTCGCGGTGTGGAACCAGGACCTGCTGATCGTGACCAACAAGCGGATCCTGCACACCCACGGCGTGATCACCCGGTCCTTCGACGCGCTGCCGTTGGGCAAGGTCAACGACATGCGGGTGGAGCGGGACCTGCTGGGCCGGATCCTCGGCTACGGCCGGTTCAACGCCAAGGCCGTGGGCGACGCCCCGCTGGGCCGCCGCGGTCTGGACTACATATCGCACGTCGAGGAGACCTGGCTGGAAATCAGCAACCTGTTGTATGGCCCGGGCGCGAAGTCCGGTCCCAAGGAACCGCAGGAGGTGCGCCTGGTCGGCGCGGTCCTGCCGGACATGAACGGCGAACCGGTCGAGATCGTCATGCCTCCGGTGTCTGTGAAGAGTCCTGCGGATGACAACAAGGCACACCCCGTGAACGCCGCCATGCTCCCGGTGCGGGTGTTCCATGACAACAAGGGCGAGCGGGCGTTTGAGACGGACGTCACAACGTCGAGCAACAAACGTCGCAGGATTCGCTTTTTCCGCTAA
- a CDS encoding NAD(P)(+) transhydrogenase (Re/Si-specific) subunit beta yields MSSAWRDTAYLIAGICFILTLKGLSAPRTARLGTLIGSCGAALAVIVALTTPHLQHLGLIIGAIVVGVAIGLPTARQVRMTAMPQLVALFNGVGGGAAALVASVEFLRPGKGIEHAATADLAATAFTILVGGVSFSGSMITFAKLQELMTTRPVVLPAGRWVTIGVAAASVLFAVFLVPWPSTALMVLLALLSLAFGVLFVLPVGGADVPIVISLLNAFTGLTVAASGYVLSNTLLVIAGTLVGASGTLLTRMMAAAMGRPLTGTLFGAFTATASSAGTSGDGAARPVRTSSPEDVAILLGYARKVVIVPGYGLAVAQAQHTVREVADLLTSRGVQVSYGIHPVAGRMPGHMNVLLAEANVPYESLLELDAANSELASADVAVVIGANDVVNPAARQPTGSPISGMPILDVDLAQQVVFCKRSMRPGFAGVENELLYAQNTSLLFGDAKESMAKVLAALKAQ; encoded by the coding sequence GTGAGCAGCGCCTGGAGAGACACCGCGTACCTGATCGCAGGGATCTGCTTCATCCTCACCCTCAAGGGACTGTCGGCGCCGCGCACCGCACGCCTGGGGACGCTGATCGGGTCCTGCGGCGCCGCGCTGGCCGTGATCGTCGCCCTGACCACGCCACACCTGCAGCACTTGGGTCTGATCATCGGCGCGATCGTCGTCGGCGTCGCGATCGGCCTGCCGACCGCGCGGCAGGTGCGGATGACCGCGATGCCGCAGCTGGTCGCGCTGTTCAACGGCGTCGGCGGCGGGGCGGCGGCGCTGGTGGCCTCCGTGGAGTTCCTACGGCCCGGCAAGGGGATCGAGCACGCGGCCACCGCCGATCTGGCGGCGACCGCGTTCACCATCCTGGTCGGCGGGGTCTCGTTCTCCGGATCGATGATCACGTTCGCCAAGCTGCAGGAGCTGATGACGACGCGGCCGGTGGTGCTGCCGGCCGGGCGCTGGGTGACCATCGGGGTCGCGGCGGCGAGCGTGCTGTTCGCGGTGTTCCTCGTGCCGTGGCCGAGCACCGCGCTGATGGTGCTGCTGGCGCTGCTGTCGCTGGCCTTCGGCGTGCTGTTCGTGCTGCCGGTGGGCGGGGCGGACGTGCCGATCGTCATCTCGCTGCTGAACGCCTTCACCGGTCTGACGGTCGCCGCGAGCGGCTACGTGCTGAGCAACACGCTGCTGGTGATCGCGGGCACGCTGGTCGGGGCGTCCGGGACGCTGCTGACCCGGATGATGGCCGCCGCGATGGGACGTCCGCTGACCGGCACGCTGTTCGGGGCGTTCACGGCTACCGCCAGCAGTGCCGGGACCAGCGGCGACGGCGCGGCACGGCCGGTGCGGACGTCGTCGCCGGAGGACGTCGCGATCCTGCTGGGGTACGCGCGCAAGGTGGTCATCGTCCCGGGCTACGGGCTAGCGGTGGCGCAGGCGCAGCACACGGTGCGCGAGGTCGCGGACTTGCTGACGTCGCGCGGGGTGCAGGTGTCGTACGGGATCCACCCGGTCGCGGGACGGATGCCGGGACATATGAACGTGCTGCTGGCCGAGGCGAACGTGCCTTATGAGTCGCTGCTGGAGCTGGACGCGGCGAACTCGGAGCTGGCCTCGGCGGACGTGGCCGTGGTGATCGGGGCGAACGACGTGGTGAACCCGGCGGCCCGGCAGCCGACCGGCTCGCCGATCTCGGGCATGCCGATCCTGGACGTGGACCTCGCGCAGCAGGTGGTGTTCTGCAAGCGGTCGATGCGTCCCGGGTTCGCGGGAGTCGAGAACGAACTGCTGTACGCGCAGAACACTTCGCTCCTGTTCGGGGACGCGAAGGAGAGCATGGCGAAGGTGCTGGCGGCGCTCAAGGCGCAGTGA
- a CDS encoding NAD(P) transhydrogenase subunit alpha translates to MQIGVLTENAPFERRVALTPESAGRLIAAGHSVYVQSGAGQAAAEDDDAYRAAGAIIAKSPEEILANIDLLTAVGQLDQQTAAKLKPGTAVIGLSSPKDGRGPAGVLVDRHASFFALELLPRITRAQSMDALSSQAMVAGYRAALIAAERLPRFFPLLMTAAGTVPPAKVVVLGAGVAGLQAIATAKRLGAVVEAYDVRAAAAEEIRSLGAKSITLDIESQTSSSGGYASEQAADAADRQRKALAPFVAAADVVITTAAVPGRPAPLLVTTEMVEKMRPGSVIVDLAADNPNGGNCEVSRPGEDVQHQGVLVHGGRNVPSQLAAHASRLYGANMSAFILAICQDGVLLSTPEDIAADEIAAACCVLLKGEFR, encoded by the coding sequence ATGCAGATCGGTGTCTTGACCGAAAACGCCCCGTTCGAGCGCCGGGTGGCGCTCACTCCCGAGTCCGCGGGACGCCTGATCGCGGCCGGCCACAGTGTGTACGTCCAATCTGGCGCGGGCCAAGCGGCCGCCGAAGACGACGACGCCTACCGCGCGGCGGGCGCGATCATCGCGAAGAGCCCGGAAGAAATCCTGGCGAACATCGATCTCTTAACCGCTGTCGGACAACTCGATCAGCAGACCGCCGCCAAGCTCAAGCCCGGCACCGCGGTGATCGGCCTGTCCTCCCCCAAGGACGGCCGCGGCCCGGCCGGCGTCCTGGTGGACCGGCACGCCAGCTTCTTCGCCCTGGAGCTGCTGCCCCGCATCACCCGCGCGCAGTCGATGGACGCGCTGTCGTCCCAGGCGATGGTGGCCGGCTACCGCGCCGCCCTGATCGCCGCCGAACGGCTCCCCCGCTTCTTCCCGCTGTTGATGACCGCGGCCGGAACCGTGCCGCCGGCCAAGGTCGTGGTCCTCGGCGCCGGCGTGGCCGGCCTGCAGGCGATCGCGACGGCCAAGCGGCTCGGCGCGGTGGTGGAGGCGTACGACGTGCGCGCCGCCGCGGCCGAGGAGATCCGCTCGCTGGGTGCCAAGTCGATCACCCTGGACATCGAAAGTCAGACCTCCTCCAGCGGCGGCTACGCCAGCGAGCAGGCCGCCGACGCGGCGGACCGGCAACGCAAAGCCCTGGCTCCGTTCGTGGCGGCCGCCGACGTCGTGATCACGACCGCCGCGGTCCCCGGCCGTCCGGCCCCGCTGCTGGTGACCACCGAGATGGTGGAGAAGATGCGGCCCGGCTCGGTGATCGTCGACCTGGCCGCGGACAACCCGAACGGCGGCAACTGCGAGGTCTCGCGCCCCGGCGAGGACGTCCAGCACCAGGGTGTGCTGGTCCACGGCGGCCGCAACGTCCCCAGCCAGCTCGCCGCGCACGCCTCGCGGCTCTACGGCGCGAACATGTCCGCTTTCATCCTGGCCATCTGCCAGGACGGAGTGCTTTTATCAACTCCCGAGGACATCGCCGCCGACGAGATCGCCGCCGCCTGCTGTGTGCTGCTGAAGGGTGAGTTCAGATGA
- a CDS encoding NAD(P) transhydrogenase subunit alpha: MSSTAWLTVFVLAVFLGFEVISKVSSILHTPLMSGANAVHGVILVGAIIATGSTTDNLQLVIGLLAIVMATVNMVGGFAVTDRMLGMFAKPRRAPGDPGGGGGGRDASPASPAASGPSSPSASSASPGEGGK; encoded by the coding sequence ATGAGTTCCACAGCGTGGTTGACGGTCTTCGTGCTGGCCGTCTTCCTCGGCTTCGAGGTCATCTCCAAGGTCTCCTCGATCCTGCACACCCCGCTGATGTCCGGCGCCAACGCGGTCCACGGCGTGATCCTGGTCGGCGCGATCATCGCCACCGGGTCCACGACCGACAACCTGCAGCTGGTGATCGGGCTGCTGGCGATCGTGATGGCGACGGTGAACATGGTCGGCGGGTTCGCGGTGACCGACCGGATGCTGGGGATGTTCGCGAAACCGCGGCGGGCTCCCGGTGATCCCGGGGGCGGGGGCGGAGGTCGGGACGCCTCGCCGGCCTCTCCCGCTGCCTCGGGTCCTTCAAGCCCCTCGGCTTCGTCGGCCTCCCCCGGGGAGGGCGGCAAGTGA